CAACACTTCTCTACACCCACTAAGTGGTTTAGTAAAAACTCTTCTGATCCTCTATCTCTATAAGCGTAACACACTACTCATCACCTACGAAACCAAGCCCATTTCTGTAGCAGTTCTCCTTTAAAACAAATCCTATGAAAATAGGTCTACCTCTATTTTCTGAGGAAGACTTAATACATTCCTCGTAGAGCTTTGCATACTCTACAGAATTGATGGTAGTGTGTAAAACATTTTTTCTGAAGCTCGTAATCAGCTCACCTTCTCTATCAACAACACATACGAAATAGTCAATGCATCGCAATTGTTTTCGTACTAATTCTAAGGAATATGTGAATGTTCCAGATATAATTTCATCTGAATTCCTCGAGTTTTCAAGTTTGTTATATCCATATACATAAAATTGTGTTAGAGGTTCTTTAAGTATGCTATAGTTCGTAGTCTCTAGTACAGATTCTATGTATTTTGATGGAAGGAAGATTGGTGCTGTTAATGCTCTAAAATCTCTTTCTGCTTTTTCATCTACATCTATGGTTATGGTAGCTGATTTTTCTAGTATTTCGCTATAGCCTTTGAACTCTACTCCGTTTCTAGTATAGCTGTACGGTATTCTCCAGTCGATATATCTATTCATGTTTATGTACTCAATCAACTCTCTTAAACTGTTATTCACCTTGACTAGATAGACAGAAGCTTCACAATCTCTTCTACTCCTACAAATCCTGCCAAAGACTTGTATTGCTGAAGGAGTGTTTGTAGCATCTCTAAAACCTACATCAAAATCCCAATCAACACCTGCTTCAATAATAGGTGTTGCTACAACAACTTTTGCAGTCCTAGCCCTATTTACAGCATCTTCTCTATCCTTTAGACATAGCCTGCTATGGATAAGAACCTTCTCATTAGAATCAACATCAATTTTATTGTATGTGTCTACAGCAAGACGTATAGTGTCTCTTACCACAAGAATTCTCTCATCACATTTACTATGTTCATTGATTTTTGCTACAAGATCTTTCTCTTCTACGATATTCGTGACCCACTTTATCGATTTTGCAGCATCTTCGAATTCCCGGTCTCTTACATAAACAGTTGAACCGCTTTTCTCATCTCTATTCGATAGAGTGAAGAACATTATTTTACCTTCACACCAATTTGCTAGAATTTCTCTAAATCTACTCCATAGAGTTGCTGTTGCTAATACAACAGGTGTCGATGTCTTTATAGAGAACTCAAGCAGTATCTTTAAGAAAGCTAAAGCTCTCTCAGACGACTCGTCATCGAATCTCTTAAGCATATGAACTTCATCAAGAAACACAGTTGATGTAAATATCCGGGCCCTAGGAATAGCATAATGTTTTACTTCTCTAAACATCTCTGTTACCGGTATTCTGAAGAAGGTGTAGGCAAAGGAATCTAGTGTAGATACCATCACCTTAGCGTCGTAGGTAGGCTCCTTCACTCCTACACCTCTAATCATATGGTCTAGACCCATCTGGTAAGCTATATCACCTTCATCTATATCCATTGTCTTCAGAGCCTCGATAAACACATTTGGCGGCAATGCTCTACATTTAGTTGATTTACAGCTGGTTACAGCTGCTAAATACTTACATAAGTAGAGATCCTCAACTATAGCTCTTAGAGGTAGCACGTGGATGAAGTTATAAGAAAAATTTTTTGTATAGTTTAATGCACCTACAATAGGTGCTCCAACAGATTTGCCATAACCTGTAGGAGCTTCTACGACTATAACTCGATCAAATTTATCAAGACTGTATATATAGTTTGAGAGGGTATCTATGAGTGCTCTACCACTTGAAAATTTGCTACACAAATGAGACATGCTTTAGCTTCCTCGGAGAATCAGCTGACTAGTTTATGAGTTTAGAGAGTCTTGTGAATCTCTCTACAATCTCACTCCAGTCAAGCTCTCTAGCACTTTTCTTTGTGTACCATTCAACTCCTTCAGTATTTAGCTCAGGTGATGTTAGGTACCTAAGGATCTCGTATATGTATTGAGGCTTTCTAAAGCTCTGATACTTTATCAAGTTTGTTGCAACTAACTCTATGAATCTCCTCAACGAGTTATACTCCTTGGATGGATATCTATTCAGTATATTGTATAGTGCACCAGCGATGCCACCAGCCTTAACTATCTTGGCTAGATGTACAAGATCTATAGAATCAAAGCCCTTAACCATGATCTTGTTCCCAGTTCTAGCTATCCTTAAGTAATTTGCTATTGTATGTCCATCGCGTTTCAGGATATCTCTTAGAAACTCTTTGGCTACGATACTAATCGCTGTAGCTATACCAATGAAGACAACGTTTATGCTACCCTCATTCTTCTGAACTTTCTCTGTAATTCTCTTGGCTAAAGAGTTTAGGTCTCTAAGCTTATCTAGGGAAAGAATGTACGGTACAACTTCTACGTATACGTAGCCATACTCACGGTTAGCTACATATGATTGAGTTAGTCTTGCCCCTATAATCGATAGCGCAAGAACCTCTTCAGCTATCACAAATACGTTTCTCTTCTCTCTACCAATACCCATGAATGATCTTGTGAACTCTGCAAATTCTAGAGAAAGTGCTGGAGGAAGTGGTAGAGATTCTATTTTAGACATGGATAGCAAGTTATTGAGGACTGTGTTTGCGTAACAGAGATTCATCTTCCCCTTAGGATCGTTTCCGGTTAGAGGTATAGGACTAGAAGTACAGGGATCTTTATTAGCTTTATGCATCTTGTTTATTAGATCGTTAGAGCATTTAGCTACATCAGATAGAATGCTACTTATGTTGTTCTGATTTAGTTCCTCGAGATCTCTACCAGTACATAGCTTTATAGCTATCTCAGAGAACCAAGCAAATGCATAGTTCCTATATCTTACGAGATCCAGCACCGTTATCCCTCGTTGAAGTGTAGATGACTTCGCATGTCTAGACATTCTCTACACCTTCTCTATATTTCTATAGCTCGTTTTGGTACAGGAACTTCAACTATTTCTCTATCCCTTATATTCATCTTGAGCACTACACCCTCTTCATTCAGCTCTACTGTGGCTTTTGCATCGGTAAAAGGTTTAGGTACTACGTATCGCTCTAGAACAGTTGTCTTCTTGGCATAGTTTTGTTTATCAAGTATAGGCATATTGATCTCTATCCACATCCCTCTTGGTGAATAATCTTTAGCTATACTTAATGGAAAATAGAAACTTGTTTCACAGTATTTTGAATCTGTTAAAGCATTTTCTAAAGGTATCGAAACTACATTATCTACAGCAACTAGAGACTCTTTTCTACCAAGTCTCGTTATTCCGTAGCAATACTTCACCAATTCTTCATCACTTAAAATAAAGAATATCTGTAGTCTATCAACTACAGATATCGGGCGAACACCTATCGTATAAGCCATTTCCTGTCTTTTCCAGTGCTGCTTCTTTAGATATATATGTTGGTATAACCTCTCTATAGATTTCGAGAGCCCAATAGGCTTCACTATTCCTGCAGCTGCATAGAGAACTTTTTTCTTGTCAATCAGTTCTACAGCTGGTGAAGATCCATTTTCTGTTAACTCTCTCAAGTCATTCAATGATCTGTAGTAAGAGTATGCTAGTGCTCCAACTATTGTTGTTGGTGGTGGTAGAAGATATGTGTCAGCAGATATAGATGCATAGGGGGTATAGATAGCTAGAGTGCCGTATGTCGATACTTCTGCTAGTACAGCGTAGAGCTTTCTAGCCACATCTAATCCCTAACCTTTTCCTCAACTTTTTTCAGTATCTTTGCTACAAGCTCTGAGACGTTGTTGGCATTTTCAATCTTTACGTTTGTGATTTTTGTTTCTATATTGAGACCTTCTTTATCCATATACACAATTTCTATTTCTTCATTTACATCCTTGAATAGATCTACATAGTTTGAAGCTCTAGATAATGTCTTCGATATATAGTTGCTGCCATCTCTACCTACTCTAGCTGGAGACACCATGAATGGTACTGGATGTGATAGAGCTGCTATAGCTCCTACAACATCGTATATCGGTAGATATCTAGCTTTCTTAGCTCCGAAACTCAGTCCCTCGATTAGATTTGCTAGTGCTTGGATAGCTATCCTAATCCTAGGTACCCTACTGTCTACAACTTTCTTCGGTACACCTCCTTCTCCAGCTACTGCACCTATCTTGTCTATATCTAGTGCAACACCTAGAACATATATAGCTGTCCCAGCTTCTACTTGGAAAGGCTGAGGCTTTTGTCCAGGCATTGGCGCTCTTACATGGAATTGAGGTTCTATTGATACATCGGAGCCCTCTATATCTGGAACCATGTAGCTGAACTGTATCGGTGATGTTCTTCTAACATTTGCTTGTGCAATCATGAAGCCTGTTATATCATCAACTACACACTCCCTAATAAGATCCTCTTGCTTACCTGTACTGTCTGTGCCATGCTTTATGAATCCCCCTCTATTCTCATAGTTTCTGCATTGACCACATAGAGGTAGATTCTTTATTGTTGCTAGCTCTACTAAACTCTTCATGTAGCCATAGGCTATTGCTTGTCCTGAGACTGCGGGAGCTATGACGAGTCTATATCCCTTTCCCTCACCCCTGGGCTTAAGTAGAGATACTGTTCTATGTCTACTGTATGCACCCATTGCTTCAACCATATTAAGGGCTTCTACTTCAACCTTTAGCCTAAAGCTCATGGAGAGGAACATAGGTTCACCCCGTAGACACCTGCTTTGGTGCTGATGTAAGTGCTATAACAGCAATCTTCTGAGCTATCCCTAGGTTCTTCTCTACTTCTGCTAGAAATCCATCAACTTCAGCATCAGACGGTATACTCCATCCCTCGGTAACACCAATCCTAAGAGCTTCGTATAGAGCTACTCTAACCATTTCAGAACTTAAGGCTCTAGCAAGTCTATCTATAGGACCATACCTTTTGTTCTCAGCTAACTTCTTGAATAATTCAACTATTCCAGGATATCTTTGAACAACAGACAGGTTTATCACCAATAACTAAATATATCTTCTCGCATATATATTTTTCTATTATCCGAATCCATTAGTGTACCAAGAATTCTTAGACACTCAAAACAATTTTTAAAGCAATTACCTCTTCAGAGTCTATGTGTGTATCCCGGTGAGAAATCTATGTACACACTAGTAACAACACTAGGTTTCGATATATCTCACACACTACTTGTACTAACAAAGAGTAGCATAAAGCCAGTAAAAATCGTGGCTCTCGTAGGCAACATCAGAGGTGAAGTAGATCAAAGAGCTGAAACAGCCTATACAATGCTTAAACAATTCGCTAACATGATTAACGTAAATGTTGAGAGAGTAGATATAGATGTCACAGACATTCCCCTAGCAATTGAAAAAATAATCAAGATACTCGAAGAAAATGCTCCAGTAACCCTAGACCTAGGTGGAGGACTAAGACTACTAGTACTAGAAACATACATAGCCTACACACTAACAGATCCAATAAAAGCCTCGAGCACAACCATATACATAGCTCTAGAAGGAAGAAACGAAATAATAAACATAGATGTAAACACTATAAAGAAAAGAATAATATTATCCAAAAGACTCGATGAAACAACAAACAAAATACTAGAATACATAAAAGAAAAAGGAACAGTAACCCCCAAAGAAATAATAGACGAAATAAACAAATCCGGATACAAAATAACAAAACAAAAACTATCAAAAATACTCGAAAAACTACACAAAATGGGATACATAGACAAAATAGAGAGAGGAAAATACAGATACAAACCATAAACACACCACAAAAAACAAACAATACAAAATAAACCAAAACAAAAACAAACATCTATTCTTTGCAAGTAATACTTTCAATACTTACTCATTAGAACATATAAATTCAATTCTTTTCATCACATCATCAGAACATCTATATCAGTTCAACTCTTACTCATTAGAACAACCATTATATAAATCATCAATATAGCTATGAATCTTCTGATTAAATTCATAAAAATATTTATAAACCCTAAAAAACACAAATATATAAGTGTAAACACAAGAAACTCCCAAAAGGGAGTAGAAAGATATATGCACCATACCTAGCCATTGGTCTCCATAGTACTTGAAACTCCCAAAAGGGAGTAGAAAGAAAGCTAGCTCAAGCGCTAGCCATGGTCGAATGCACAAGACTTGAAACTCCCAAAAGGGAGTAGAAAGTCTGAAATTCTCTTTAACAATTCATCTGGATCTATTTCTTGAGAACGAAACTCCCAAAAGGGAGTAGAAAGCTTCACTAACATACCCAAGCCCACTACCCGAGAACAGATCTACGTGAAACTCCCAAAAGGGAGTAGAAAGTAGGCAACTCCATTCCTAACCACCTCTACTACTACCTTGAATTGAAACTCCCAAAAGGGAGTAGAAAGAAATCAGATAAAACAGCAATAATTGTTGATGTGCCATACTTATTTAGGAAACTCCCAAAAGGGAGTAGAAAGCTATGTATGCTTCAGGTAGCTTCACAGATATGATTCTCATTGCTCCATCAAGAAACTCCCAAAAGGGAGTAGAAAGTGTATGTCAGGTATGTGTTGATAATAACACTAGTAGCTGCATCAGAAACTCCCAAAAGGGAGTAGAAAGTGGGATCCTGTTCTACTTCTAATCTCCTCCACCGGCTTCAGTCTCTCGAAACTCCCAAAAGGGAGTAGAAAGTCTAGGTCTCTTTCTCCCATAGCATGACTGTTGCTGCGTATACTCCTGAAACTCCCAAAAGGGAGTAGAAAGCTGATTTTCTATGGTTTGCAGAGCTCTATAGAGAGGATGTGCGGAGAGAAACTCCCAAAAGGGAGTAGAAAGCATCTACACAAAACAATACATTGCAGATCCACAGCTGAGACAAAAAGAAACTCCCAAAAGGGAGTAGAAAGTTCTTCAGTTTTCTTTTTACTCGTAAACCTCATCACAACTTACCAGAAACTCCCAAAAGGGAGTAGAAAGATCTGTGCATTGAATTTTTTCCGCAGTTCATCTAGCATCATTTTCTGAAACTCCCAAAAGGGAGTAGAAAGGTATATACAGGTTCAATCAAAACCGAACTAGAATAAAAGAATTGATGTGAAACTCCCAAAAGGGAGTAGAAAGAAAAACAGAAGCATGTAAGGGATGGCATGACTGGTTTCGGAAACTCCCAAAAGGGAGTAGAAAGTTTCTCTCAACCACCACATCTACTTCGTCTGTAAACTTCTCTAAATCCATCCGAAACTCCCAAAAGGGAGTAGAAAGTATAGATGTTGTTTCATCTTTATGTAGTCTTTCTTTTTTCTAGCAGAAACTCCCAAAAGGGAGTAGAAAGTTCACTATCCAGTACAATGGATATTGACAAACCACATGTGTTCAGAGAAACTCCCAAAAGGGAGTAGAAAGATGCTTGCGCCAATTTCGGATCTTGTAGAATCATCCTCGCTCTGAAACTCCCAAAAGGGAGTAGAAAGCTGGTGAAACCTATCTTATGTAGAGAGGGATCAGGTAGCTTGATTATGAAACTCCCAAAAGGGAGTAGAAAGGCAACGAGACCCCCAACATAAAATGGCTATTCTATTATGTTGTTCGAAACTCCCAAAAGGGAGTAGAAAGTTGAAATACGTCATTAAATACTCAATAAATGACTCGAGCTTTCTCATGAAACTCCCAAAAGGGAGTAGAAAGATATGTATCATTCCTATACAGAGAAAATGAAAGCATATGGAAGAGAGAAACTCCCAAAAGGGAGTAGAAAGTAAAAAACTTATAGACAAAGCATAATAAACGTTTATCCGCCTTGAAACTCCCAAAAGGGAGTAGAAAGCAACATAAACACGCTTAGTTGTTTCATGATGTTCAATAGTGTATGTATATGAAACTCCCAAAAGGGAGTAGAAAGTTTGTATCCAAGCCTACTGACCAGATCTTCAAGTGCATATGCGAGAAACTCCCAAAAGGGAGTAGAAAGCATTTCTATACAAATGATCATAAATCAATGTAATTTGATTACCATGAAACTCCCAAAAGGGAGTAGAAAGACATCATTATCTTGTACATTGATGACAAACTTATCATAGTATCTCAGAAACTCCCAAAAGGGAGTAGAAAGGTTACCATGGGTAGCAATGTATTGAACACTAGTGATATTACTAGACCGAAACTCCCAAAAGGGAGTAGAAAGATCACATCAACAACAGTTCAAGAAAAAGAACAAAAAACATTAGAAGAAACTCCCAAAAGGGAGTAGAAAGTACAACTTGGTCTCCGACATCTATTCCCTTATCTCTTAGCACCAATTCAAGAAACTCCCAAAAGGGAGTAGAAAGCTCTCTGGTAAAGGTAACATATTTAAACTAAATGTATTTACTAAAGAAACTCCCAAAAGGGAGTAGAAAGTCGATTGAGATATATGTCCAGAGGCGTCGTTGGGCCTCAGCGCAATGGGAAACTCCTAAGGGGTTAGTAAGTGGTTTGGTGTGTGATGTGTTTGGTTATTATGGGTTTTTGGGGTGTGGTTGTGTTTTGTTGTGGTGTGGTTAGTTTGTGTGTTGTTTTCTGGGGTTGTGTTGTTTGTTGGTAGTATGATTGTTGTTTTGGTTTTTGTGAGTCCTTTGTTTATTAGGTTTTTGTAGAGTTTGATTATTTCTTCGAATTTTTTTGTGGTGTATAGGGTTTTTCCTTCTGAGAGTGCGTCTATTATTAGTGGGTTTCCTTTTTTTAGCATTTCTGTAGCTTCTTCGATTGTGTATGGGTGTGGTTCGATGTTTAGCTCTATATCTTTTAGTAGTTCTAGTATTTTCGCTATTCTGTCTAGGTATTTTTCTCTGAATTCGGCTATAATGAGTATATCGTAGTCGCTCCACGGTTTATAGTTTCCACGAGCTCTAGAGCCTGTTAGTATTATGGCGTATACCTTTAGGTTGGATATAAGTATGTTGACTGCTTTAGCAAGTTCTTCAGATTCCGATAATCTCTCTAACAAAATTCACCACCTTTTCAGAAGCTTCTAGAGCTCTTCTCGAGGTTTCTTCATCATATGCTTCATGAGGAGTTCCAGAGGGGTGGGCGTTTGGGTATCGCGAAGGTATGTAGTGTCTATCTAGCTCACGTGCACACACCATAAGGTCTTCGGGTGGATTCTTCTCCAATTTCTTGAAGTAGCGTAGTAAAAGTTCTCTAACGCTATGGCCCCAGGAAGCTTCATGGATATGGTATAGAAGAGCTTTACAAGCTTTTTCAGCAGCTTGATGAGCATAGAAAGCTGCAGCATTATACCTCTTCTCTCTATGTAGAATCCTAGCTGTATCTAAATCCCAAAGAGCTTCCTCAAACCACCTCACAACCTCATCTACCACAGACAGTCACCATACAACCTATAACTACTACCTAAACTAAATCAATAAAAAGCTATAGAGCTACCACAAAAATCTCTTCGATATTTCCCCAACCTCAAAACATTATACTAATACCAAATCTAAAACAGATTTACTCAACCAGATATACCTATCTAAATCACTAAGCTTTAGTAAACATATATCGAAAACTCTATCAAAACTATACATAAAGCCATTACCAATTTGCAGCACAAAACCATAGCTATAACCACACTCTTTTAAACTCTCTAAAACAAGCAAGCCTCACCGCTATATCCATGAATTACACAAACATCTACAAAACACCTTGAATCAATACTCAACAATATTTTGAGAAGATAGTATTAATAAATCATCTATACCGCTTATTTCATCAAGTTCTATAAACCTAAACATTCTACCTCTTTAAGAATTTCTATAACTATATCTAAGTAGATTCCACATAGAGATTCTGCTTTCCAAAACCACAAGACTCTAGATCAAGTAGTAAGTATCCATACATATCTTATTCTTTTTAACTAATATAGCTTATTTTCATCTCTAGATTTATTGTTAAATCTACCTACAATAAACCTATAGATAATTTAGAAAACAATTCAAAGTATATAAATCACTAGCTCATTTAGTTTTACTCCCCAAGAAGCTTTTTCTTTGCTTTTTCATACTCCTCTTTCGTTATTACTCCTTTATCTAATAGCTCCTTAAGTCTTGCTAATTCTTCTGAAATTGATAGAGTAGGTGTAGTTTTGCTAGCTATTCTCTCAACTGCTTCTGCAATTCTCTATTGCTGAAACACTTCTCTCCATGACACTATCTTCTTCATTACGAGTTCTCTTACCTCTTCAGGAAATCTAATATCTATGAAAGAATTCCATGCACCTCTAACAAGTCTCGGTACAGCTTTTCCTGCATAAAAATACCCTCCTCCACCACCAACAACATATCCAACCTCTAGCCCAGATGATGTAACAAATACTACACTACCACACTTAAACATTCTCGCTAACAACCCCTGCTGAACATGTACATCCTGTATTCTATCAAAAGTAATCTCTCTTTGATACTTACCAAAAACCCAGTCTCTCGTAATCAATACACTATTCTCCATTACATAGTAAGTATGGGCTTTCTTCCAATATATGTAAAACGCTACAAATATCCATGTAGAGATAGTGTAGATAATAACGTAGGTAAGGAATACATCTGGCGCAAATATTATTGTCCATATAAAGAACGGACTTATTATAATACCTATTATAATATAAAGTATAAAGGCTTTAACAATAGTCTTCTTTATATACGGCTTACCACTCCATAAAACACTCATAACACACCACAATCTCTAATAATAACCAATAACTCTTAATATAAATCTTCATATACATCAGCTATACATTAAATCTATCTAAAGAAACATGATCTTAAAACAAAAACATATAGATCCATCAACTATTTCAAGTTCACCACAATCTTATCTTAATAACCAATACATTTTTGTTTCTAATACTTTCCGTATAGCTAGAGGTTACCTAGAAAAGAAAACTCAGAGCTTCAGGAAACACTACATAGGTTATTTACATAGTGTATTAGAGATAACAAGCTCTACATATTGAAATCCCCAGGAGAGCTACTGCTAATATCACAAACACATAAATGTCTATTCACGTAGATCGAAAGAGATTTATTAATATTCCAAAGAAAGTAGACAAAAACTTAGCATCAACAAGAATAACAACACACTCTTAGTCATAAATGAAGATAGACCAGATTACATCACTACCTAACGCTACAACTCATCCAACTAACACCAAAACCCTTAACACAATAACCATAAAACTAGACTAACCCAAACCACCCCTAAACATATTCAACAAAGAAAACACAAACAACATAACACTATTACAAGCTATACCCACAAACAACAAACCAAACAATAAACCAAATACAAACATCTATTCTTTGCAAGTAATACTTTCAATACTTAATCATTAGAACATATAAATTCAATTCTTTTCATCAAATCATTAGAACAGGTACATCAGCTCAACTCTTACTCATTAGAATAACCATTATATAAATCATCAATATAGCTATGAATCTTCTGATTAAATTCATAAAAATATTTATAAACCCTAAAAAACACAAATATA
This genomic interval from Ignisphaera sp. contains the following:
- a CDS encoding DevR family CRISPR-associated autoregulator, translated to MFLSMSFRLKVEVEALNMVEAMGAYSRHRTVSLLKPRGEGKGYRLVIAPAVSGQAIAYGYMKSLVELATIKNLPLCGQCRNYENRGGFIKHGTDSTGKQEDLIRECVVDDITGFMIAQANVRRTSPIQFSYMVPDIEGSDVSIEPQFHVRAPMPGQKPQPFQVEAGTAIYVLGVALDIDKIGAVAGEGGVPKKVVDSRVPRIRIAIQALANLIEGLSFGAKKARYLPIYDVVGAIAALSHPVPFMVSPARVGRDGSNYISKTLSRASNYVDLFKDVNEEIEIVYMDKEGLNIETKITNVKIENANNVSELVAKILKKVEEKVRD
- a CDS encoding winged helix-turn-helix transcriptional regulator, which gives rise to MYTLVTTLGFDISHTLLVLTKSSIKPVKIVALVGNIRGEVDQRAETAYTMLKQFANMINVNVERVDIDVTDIPLAIEKIIKILEENAPVTLDLGGGLRLLVLETYIAYTLTDPIKASSTTIYIALEGRNEIINIDVNTIKKRIILSKRLDETTNKILEYIKEKGTVTPKEIIDEINKSGYKITKQKLSKILEKLHKMGYIDKIERGKYRYKP
- a CDS encoding HEPN domain-containing protein, with translation MVDEVVRWFEEALWDLDTARILHREKRYNAAAFYAHQAAEKACKALLYHIHEASWGHSVRELLLRYFKKLEKNPPEDLMVCARELDRHYIPSRYPNAHPSGTPHEAYDEETSRRALEASEKVVNFVREIIGI
- the cas3 gene encoding CRISPR-associated helicase Cas3'; amino-acid sequence: MSHLCSKFSSGRALIDTLSNYIYSLDKFDRVIVVEAPTGYGKSVGAPIVGALNYTKNFSYNFIHVLPLRAIVEDLYLCKYLAAVTSCKSTKCRALPPNVFIEALKTMDIDEGDIAYQMGLDHMIRGVGVKEPTYDAKVMVSTLDSFAYTFFRIPVTEMFREVKHYAIPRARIFTSTVFLDEVHMLKRFDDESSERALAFLKILLEFSIKTSTPVVLATATLWSRFREILANWCEGKIMFFTLSNRDEKSGSTVYVRDREFEDAAKSIKWVTNIVEEKDLVAKINEHSKCDERILVVRDTIRLAVDTYNKIDVDSNEKVLIHSRLCLKDREDAVNRARTAKVVVATPIIEAGVDWDFDVGFRDATNTPSAIQVFGRICRSRRDCEASVYLVKVNNSLRELIEYINMNRYIDWRIPYSYTRNGVEFKGYSEILEKSATITIDVDEKAERDFRALTAPIFLPSKYIESVLETTNYSILKEPLTQFYVYGYNKLENSRNSDEIISGTFTYSLELVRKQLRCIDYFVCVVDREGELITSFRKNVLHTTINSVEYAKLYEECIKSSSENRGRPIFIGFVLKENCYRNGLGFVGDE
- a CDS encoding nucleotidyltransferase domain-containing protein translates to MLERLSESEELAKAVNILISNLKVYAIILTGSRARGNYKPWSDYDILIIAEFREKYLDRIAKILELLKDIELNIEPHPYTIEEATEMLKKGNPLIIDALSEGKTLYTTKKFEEIIKLYKNLINKGLTKTKTTIILPTNNTTPENNTQTNHTTTKHNHTPKTHNNQTHHTPNHLLTP
- the cas5a gene encoding type I-A CRISPR-associated protein Cas5a is translated as MARKLYAVLAEVSTYGTLAIYTPYASISADTYLLPPPTTIVGALAYSYYRSLNDLRELTENGSSPAVELIDKKKVLYAAAGIVKPIGLSKSIERLYQHIYLKKQHWKRQEMAYTIGVRPISVVDRLQIFFILSDEELVKYCYGITRLGRKESLVAVDNVVSIPLENALTDSKYCETSFYFPLSIAKDYSPRGMWIEINMPILDKQNYAKKTTVLERYVVPKPFTDAKATVELNEEGVVLKMNIRDREIVEVPVPKRAIEI
- a CDS encoding PH domain-containing protein, which translates into the protein MSVLWSGKPYIKKTIVKAFILYIIIGIIISPFFIWTIIFAPDVFLTYVIIYTISTWIFVAFYIYWKKAHTYYVMENSVLITRDWVFGKYQREITFDRIQDVHVQQGLLARMFKCGSVVFVTSSGLEVGYVVGGGGGYFYAGKAVPRLVRGAWNSFIDIRFPEEVRELVMKKIVSWREVFQQ